The following is a genomic window from Arthrobacter sp. NicSoilB4.
GTTCGGCGAAAGTTCGGTGATCCCGTTGCCCAGGCCGTAGGCAATCCAGGTTCCCTTGTACTGCTCTATCGGCAGGACCGAGTGCGAGTGGTGGCTGTAGATCATGGTGAACTGTCCGCTGTCCGCGAGGGCATGGGCGACCGTCGTGTGCTCGGCGTTGGGCACACTGGAGTATTCGTCGCCGGCGTGCATGGCGCCCAGCACGATGTCGGCGCCGAGGTCCCGGGCCTTCTTCGCCTTGGCGATCATGACGTCGGGGTCGAGCATGTCCACCTGCCAGGCGGCCTCCGCAAGCTGGCCGTTCAGTCCGTAGGTCGCACTGATCACGGCGATCTTGGCCGCGGCGGTCTGCAGGATCAGGATGCCCTGGGAATCGGCCTCGGTCCGGTAGGAGCCGGTGTGCTGCAGCCCGGCGGCGTCGAGGGCATCCAGGGTGCGGACCAGCCCCGCGGTGCCGCGGTCGACCGTATGGTTGCTCGCGGTGGTGCAGGCCTGGTAGCCGACTTGCTGGACGGCAGGAAGGATCTGCGGCGGAACGTTGAACGAGGGGTACGCGGAGAAGGGCCCGGTCGGGCCCGCCACCGGCGTTTCCAGGTGGCAGACCGCGAGGTCGCTCTTCTCGATGTACTTGCGCTGCCCCTCGAGCAGCGGCCCGAAGTCCAGGCCCTTGGCACCCGTGGCCAGCGCGTCCGCGCGGGCCTGTTCCCAGAGCTGCGCGTGGACCAGCATGTCGCCGGTGACCAGCACGGAGGCGCAGCGGACGGCGGCGCAGTCGGGCCCCTTGCCCGGCGTCGGTGTCGGGGTCGGCGTCGGAGTGACCGACGGCGACGCCGTCGTCGATTCCGGCGCCTGGGTTGCTGCCGGCCCGGTTGCTGCCGGTCCGGCGGTGGCGCCGGCAGCCGCCGGGGAGCCTGACGAACTGCTTTCCGGACGGGCGCCGATGCCGCAGGAAGCCACTGAGGCCGCGAGGGAGACCGCTGCGGCCGCGACGAGCAGACGGCGACGCAGCCCGGGAGTGATGGTACGCATGGCGCTAATCCTACGGCGGCGGCGGTCACAACACGCGCAGCAGGCCGTTGAGAACTCACCGCCTACATGAAAGAGTTATTTCATGACCAATCCCCTGATGAGCCCCAGCCCCCTGCCGTTCGGCCTGCCGCCGTTCGCGGACATCGCCTCCGGGCATTACGCCGAAGCCGTCGAGGCCGGCCTCGCCGAGCACCTCGCCGAGATCCAGGCGATCGTGGACACACCGGAGCCTGCCACTTTCGAGAACACCGCGCTTGCCATGGAGCGGTCCGGACAGCTCCTGCAGCGTGCGGCGGCCTCCTTCTTCACGCTTGTCTCGGCCGATGCCTCGGACGCCATCCGCGACCTTGAAACAACGCTGTCTCCCCGGTTCTCGGCCCACCAGGACGCCGTCTACCTGAACCGGGGGCTCTTCGAGCGGTTCGCCGCCATCAACACCGACCAGCTCGACGCCGAATCCGCCAGGCTTGTGGACGAGTACCTCAAGGAGTTCCGCCAGACCGGCATCCAGCTCGACGACGCCGGCCAGGAACGGCTCAAGGCCGTCAACGCCGAGCTCTCCCGGCTCGGCACGGAGTTCGGCCAGCGGGTGAAGGAAGCGATGAAGTCGGCCGCGCTGCTTCTCGACGACGCCGTCGACCTCGCCGGCCTGCCCGCCGACGATATCGCCAGCGCCGCGGAAGCCGCCCGCGTTGCCGGGCACGAGGGCAAGTTCCTGCTCACCCTCATCCAGCCCAGCAACCAGCCGGCCCTTGCCGCCCTGGACAACCGGGACGTCCGCCGCCGCCTGTACGAGGCCTCGGTCGGCCGCGGCAGCGACGGCGGTTCCTTCGACGTCCTGGACCTGGTCAAGGACATGGTCCGGCTCCGCGCCGAGAAGGCCGCCCTGCTGGGCTTCACCAACTATGCCGAACTCGTCGTGGACCAGCAGACCGCGCCGGACTTTGCCGCCGTGCAGACCATGATGAACCGGCTCGCACCGGCTGCCGTCCGGAACGCCGACGCCGAGGCCGAGGCACTGGCCGAAGTCGCCGGCCACCCCCTTGAGGCCTGGGACTGGGCCTACTACTCCGCCAAGGTCAAGCGCGAGCGGTATGCCGTGGACGAGCAGGCCCTGCGACCCTACTTCGAGCTGGACCGCGTCCTCAACGACGGCGTGTTCTTCGCCGCCAACGCCCTCTACGGCATTACGTTCCACGAACGCAGCGACCTCGCCGGCTACCACCCGGACGTGCGCGTCTGGGAAGTCCGCAATTCCGACGGCACCGAGCTGGGCCTGTTCCTCGGCGACTACTACACGCGCGAATCCAAGCGCGGCGGTGCGTGGATGAACTCCCTGGTGGAACAGTCCGGCCTGCTCAACACCCGGCCTGTGGTGATCAACAACCTCAACATCTCCAAGCCGCCGGCCAACGAACCCACGCTCCTGACCCTGGACGAGCTGCGCACCACGTTCCACGAGTTCGGCCACGCCCTGCACGGCCTGTTCTCCTCGGTCACCTACCCGCGGTTCTCCGGAACCTCTGTACCGCGGGACTTCGTCGAGTACCCCTCGCAGGTGAACGAAATGTGGATCATGTGGCCGGAAGTTCTCGCCAACTACGCCCGCCACCACGCCACGGGCGAGGCGTTGCCGCAGGAGGTGGTGGATAAGCTCGACGCCGCGCAGCTGTGGGGCGAGGGCTTCGGCACCACCGAGTACCTGGGGGCGGCCCTGCTGGACCTCGCCTGGCATGTGCTGGACGGCACCGATATCCCCGACGACGTCCTGGAGTTCGAGGCCAAGGCACTCGCTGCGGCCGGCGTGGCGCACCACCTGATCCCGCCGCGCTACCGCACCGGCTACTTCCAGCACATCTTCGCCGGCGCCGGTTACGCCGCGGGCTACTACTCCTACATCTGGAGCGAGGTGCTGGACGCCGAGACGGTGGAATGGTTCAAGGACAACGGCGGCCTCACCCGGGCCAACGGCGATTTCTTCCGCGCCGAACTGCTCTCCCGGGGCAACAGCCGCGACCCGCTGGATTCCTTCCGCGCCTTCCGCGGCCGCGACGCCGAGCTCGAACCGCTGCTGAAGCGCCGCGGCCTCGACTAACCCCACATCGACTGCTCCGTAGCCGCCCTTTTGGAGCCTCATAAGGGCAGTTGCGGAGCAATCGACGGGGGAATTAACGACGGCGGCGAGTCACCCATAGAGGGTGACCCGCCGCCGTCGTGGTTTGTACTCTGGTTTTGTTACCAGCCGCGCTCGGCGAGGCGGTGCGGCTGCGGGATCTCGTCCACGTTGATGCCGACCATGGCCTCGCCCAGGCCGCGGGAGGCCTTGGCGATTTCTTCCGGGTCGTCGAAGAAGGTGGTGGCCTTCACGACGGCGGCGGCGCGCTGCGCCGGGTTGCCGGACTTGAAGATGCCGGAGCCAACGAAGACGCCGTCGGCGCCGAGCTGCATCATCATCGCGGCGTCGGCCGGGGTGGCGATGCCGCCGGCGGTGAACAGCACGACGGGCAGCTTGCCGGTGGCGGCAACTTCCTTGACCAGTTCGTACGGGGCCTGCAGTTCCTTGGCGGCGACGTAGAGCTCGTCCTCGGCCATGCCGGCGAGCTTCTTGATCTCGGCGCGGATCTGGCGCATGTGGGTGGTGGCGTTGGAGACGTCGCCGGTGCCGGCCTCGCCCTTGGAGCGGATCATGGCCGCGCCCTCGTTGATGCGGCGCAGGGCCTCACCGAGGTTCGTGGCGCCGCAGACGAAGGGAACCGTGAAGTTCCACTTGTCGATGTGGTTGGCGTAGTCGGCCGGGGTCAGGACCTCGGACTCGTCGATGTAGTCCACGCCGAGGGTCTGGATGACCTGGGCCTCGACGAAGTGGCCGATACGGACCTTCGCCATGACCGGGATGGACACTGCCGCGATGATCGCCTCGATCATGTCCGGATCGGACATGCGGGAGACGCCGCCCTGGGCACGGATATCGGCGGGGACGCGTTCCAGCGCCATGACTGCCACGGCTCCGGCATCCTCAGCGATGCGGGCCTGCTCGACGTTGACGACGTCCATGATGACGCCGCCCTTGAGCATCTCCGCCATGCCGCGCTTGACGCGGTTGCTGCCCGTAACGCTCTTCGCGGACGCGCCGGCTTCGCTGCTTACATCAGGTGTAGACACAAAAACCCCTATGGGTAGATAGATGACCTCGCCGGAGCGCGGACGGCACACAAATGCCGCGTCGCACACACCGGATTACCGGATCCATTGGCCGGTAGTGCTAATACTAGTCCCCCGCCGCGCCCGGTTGAATTCCGGTTACACCCGCGGGACACGCCGGAACCTGCGCGCTCAGGCGGCCTGTCCGGTCGCGGTGCCTTCAGGCTCCTCGAGCGACTGGCGGCGCACCGTGATGATCCGCTGGATGACCGTCACGAGGCTCGCCGCCGCCAGCAGGCACAGAGTCGCGAACAGGACCACGGTGGGCAGGCCCAGCCCGGTGAAACCGGTGACCACCAGCACGGACACCAGCCGCTCGGCACGCTCGGCAATGCCCACGTTCGCCTGGAAGCCCAGGGCCTCTGCCTTGGCGCGGGCGTAGGAGACCACCATGCCCAGGACGAGGCAGACGACGGCGGCAATCGCGATCGCGGCGTCGTCGCCTCCGGTGAAGAACCAGACCGCGACGCCGGCGAACAACGCCCCGTCGGCCACCCGGTCCAGGGTGGAATCCAGGAAGTTGCCCCAGCGGCCGCCGCCCTTTTGCATCCGGGCCATGATCCCGTCGATGACGTCGGAGAAGATGAAGGCGGTGATGAAGAGTGTGCCCCACCAGAGCTGGCCCAGCGGGTAGAACACCAGCGCACCGACCACGACGCCCAGGGTTCCAACGATGGTCACTGCGTCCGGGGACACCCCGATCCGTAGCAGCCAGCGGGCAAGCGGGGAGAACAGCGCGGTGAAGAACCCGCGCGCGTGCCTATTCAGCATCCGTCGCCCCGGCGGTGGCCTGTTCAGTATCCGTCGCCGCGGCCGTGGCCTGCGGCCAGGCTTCCGCGACCTGCTGGCGGACCTCGCCCAGGGTCTGCGTGATGGCCTTGGTCTGGGCGATGATCGGGAAGAAGTTCCCGTCGCCTCCCCAGCGTGGCACCACGTGCTGGTGCAGGTGCCCGGCGATCCCGGCGCCGCCGGTCACACCCTGGTTCATGCCCAGGTTGAAGCCGGTGGGGTTGGCGACCTTGCGCAGCACGCGCATGGCCGTCTGGGTCAGCTCGGCGAATTCGGCCGTTTCCTCCACGGTCAGGTCCGTGTAGTCGGGAACGTGCCGGTAGGGGCAGACCAGGAGGTGCCCCGGGTTGTACGGAAAGAGGTTCAGCACGACGTAGCTGGTCCGCCCGCGGTAGACGATCAGTGAATCGTCGTCCTCGCGTTCCGGCGCCACGCAGAACGGGCAGTCGTCCACGTTCTTGAACTGGTGCTGCCCGCCCTTGATGTACGCCATCCGGTGCGGAGTCCACAGGCGCTGGAACGCGTCCGGCACCCCGGCCAGGCCAAAGTCGTCGGTCACGCCGTCGTCCCCCGGATACTCCGGAGCGGCCCCTGTGCTGTCCTGCATGCCTGGTTCTTCCCTGTCCGCTAGCTGGTCCGGTTGCGGACGGCGTCAACGATCCGCTGGACTGCCTCGGCCACCGGCACGCCGTTGTCCTGGCTGCCGTCACGGAAGCGGAAGGACACCGCGCCGGCATCGGCGTCGTCGCCCCCGGCGATCAGCACGAACGGAATCTTGTCCTTGCTGGCGGTGCGGATCTTCTTCGGGAAACGGTCCGAGGAAATATCCACTTCAGCGCGGATTCCGGCGGCCTTGAGCTGGTCCACGACGTCGAACATGTAGTCGTTGAACGCCTCGGCCACCGGGATGCCGACCACCTGGACGGGGGCCAGCCAGGCCGGGAAGGCGCCGGCATAGTGCTCGGTGAGCACACCCATGAACCGTTCCACGGAACCGAACAGGGCGCGGTGGATCATGACCGGGCGCTGGCGCGTGCCGTCCGCGGCCTGGAATTCGAGTTCGAACCGCTCGGGCAGGTTGAAGTCCAGCTGGATGGTGGACATCTGCCAGGTGCGGCCGAGGGCGTCCTTGGCCTGGACGGAGATCTTGGGGCCGTAGAACGCGGCTCCGCCCGGATCCGGGATGAGCTCCAGGCCCGAGGCTTCGGCAACTTCGGCGAGGGTGCGGGTGGCTTCGTCCCAGGCGGCGTCGTCGCCGACGAACTTGTCTGGGTTCTTGGTCGAGAGCTCCAGGTAGAAGTCGTCGAGGCCGTAGTCCTTGAGCAGGCCCAGCACGAAGTTCAGGGTGCCGGTGAGCTCGTCCTTCATCTGCTCGCGGGTGCAGTAGATGTGGGCGTCGTCCTGGGTCATGCCGCGCACGCGGGTGAGGCCGTGCACCACTCCGGACTTCTCGTAGCGGTAGACGGAGCCGAATTCGAACAGCCGCAGCGGCAGTTCGCGGTAGGAGCGGCCGCGGGAACGGAAGATGAGGTTGTGCATCGGGCAGTTCATCGGCTTCAGGTAGTAGTCCTGGCCGGGCTTGCGCACGGTGCCGTCCTCGTTCAGTTCCGCGTCGATGTGCATCGCCGGGAACATGCCCTCCTTGTACCAGTCCAGGTGGCCGGAGACCTCGTAGAGGTGGCCCTTGGTGATGTGCGGGGTGTAGACGAAGTCGTAGCCGGCATCGACGTGGCGCTGGCGGGAGTAGTCCTCCATGGCCTTGCGGATGATGCCGCCCTTGGGGTGGAACACCGGCAGGCCGGAGCCCAGCTCGTCCGGGAAGGAGAACAGGTCCAGCTCCGCGCCGAGTTTGCGGTGGTCGCGTCGTTCGGCCTCGGCGATGCGCTCCTGGTAGGCCTTCAGGGCGTCCTTGGTGGGCCACGCGGTGCCGTAGATCCGCTGCAGCTGCTGGTTATTCTGGTTGCCCAGCCAGTAGGCGGCCGAGGACCGGGTCAGGGCGAAGGCGTTGGAGATGAGCTTGGTGTTGGGCAGGTGGGGGCCGCGGCACAGGTCGCACCAGACGCTGTCCCCGCTCTTGCGGTCCACGTTGTCGTAGATGGTGATGTCCCCGGCGCCGACCTCGACGTTGACGCCTTCGCCGGCGTCGGCGGCCTCGTTCTTCTTGCCCAGCAGTTCGAGCTTGTACGGCTCGTCCTTCATCGCCTCGCGGGCCTCGTCCTCAGACACTACGCGGCGGACGAATTTCTGGTTCTGGTTGATGATCTTGAGCATCATCTTTTCCAGGGTCTTCAGGTCTTCCGGCGTGAACGGCTCCTCGACGTCGAAATCGAAGTAGAAGCCGTCGGTGATGTAGGGGCCGATGCCAAGCTTGGCGTCGGGGCGCAGCTGCTGCACGGCCTGGGCCATGACGTGGGCCGTGGAGTGGCGCAGGACGTTGAGTCCGTCCGGGGAATCGATGGTGACGGCCTCGACCGTGGCGTCCTCGGGCAGCGGCTGGTCCAGGTCCTTCAGCTCGCCGTTGATACGGGCCACAACGACGTCGCGGCGCTCAAAAAAGAGTTCCGCGCCGGTGGTCCCGGTAGTCACCTTGGTCTCTTCGCCATCGACGAGAAGGGTGATCTGCTGGGCATCTGACACGGGTGTCTCCTATTCAAAGTTAAGGCTTCGTAGCTTGTGGCGTACGGGGACCACAGCCAGCCTCGTCCATGCTATCGGTTTCTGAAGAGGCCAACCAACGCGCCACTCAGCCTCCCAGCCCGGTGATGGCGAGGTGGCGGCTGATGCCGTCAAGGGGTCCCGGCGGCTCGGGTTCCCGGGTGTCCGGGATTCCGGAGGCCGGGACCGGGAAGGGCAGGGTCTCCGTGCGGCTCAGGTCCCAGGCCATGCTGGCGCTGATACTGATGCCCCGCGGCCCGGTCCGCCGGGTGGTCCCCCGGATCAGCAGCAGCCTGGTGCCGAACAACAATGGACCCGCCAACTCCTGGGCCTCATGGAAGAAGACCGAGTCCACGCAGCCCGTGCCGTCGTCGATGCTGATGAACACCACCCGGCGGCCGCCCCGCATCGGAGGGGTCTGTGTGGCGACGCGGACTCCGGCGACCAGCACCTCGGTGCCGTTGCGCAGCCCCAGCAGTTTGTCCGCGGTGGTGACGCCGAGACGGTCCAGGAGGGGCCGGTGGCTGGACATCAGATGGTCGCTGACGTCCACGGCCATCAGGTCCAGTTCGGCCCGGACGGTATCCACCAGGGTGGGCGCGGGCAGCCCGGCCTTGAGGTTTTTCAGCTCGACGTCGCCCAGCGGCAGTGACAGCTGCCCCTCGATCACGTCCACGCCTTTACGGTGTGGACGGCTTTGCAGGGTTTGCAGGTGCTGGACCAGGTCTGCGCGGTTGGCGGTCCCGCCGGCGGCGCGGTGGAGGGAGTCGAAGGCGCCCAGCTGGGCCAGCCGCTGGATGCTGGGTTTGCTCAGCCGGGACCTGGCCCGCAGGTCCGCGAGCGAGTCGTAGGGCTGGCCTGCCACGATCCGCTTCAGCTCGGTTCCCGAGAGCCCGTAAATGCCGTTCAGGCTCAGCCTGATGCCCAGCTTGCCGCGGTCCGGGCCGGCGGCCACGCGTTCCACCCGGTACTCTGCCTGGCTGCGGTTGATGTCCAAGGGCAGGATGGGGATTCCCAACCGCCGGGCCTCGGCGACGAGGAGCCTTTTGGGATACATGCCCGGGTCGTGCTCCCACAGCCCGGCGAGGAATGCCTCCGGGTGGTGGGTCTTGAGCCAGGCCGACTGGTAGGTGGGCACGGCAAAGGCGGCGCCGTGGGCCTTGCAGAACCCGAAGCTGCCGAAGGCCTTGAGCGTGCCCCAGACCTTGTCCACCACCTCGGGGCTGTACGCCCGGGCACGGGCCTCCGTCCGGAAAAACTCCTCCACCCTGCCTTCCAGCACCTCGTTGCCGAGGGCGCGGCGGAATTCGTCCGCCCGCGCCAGCCCGCATCCGGTCATGACGTCGAAGGTCTTCAGGATCTGCTCATGGAACACAGTGACCCCGTGTGTTTCCTTGAGGACCGGCTTGAGGTCAGGGTGCGGGTAGACCTCGGGGGCGAAGCCGTGCCGGTGCTCCAGGAAGGGCCGGACCATGTCCGATTTCATCGGGCCCGGCCGGAACAGGGAGATGTCGATGATGAGGTCGTTGAACTCCCGGGGGGCGAGCTTGCCGATCAGCTCCCGCTGGCCCGGGGATTCGATCTGGAAGCAGCCCAGGGTGTGGGTGCTGCGGATCAGCTCGTAGGTGGGTTCGTCGTCGAGCGGCACGGCGTTGAGGTCGATCGCGCCGTCCTCGGAGATGTAGTCCGGGCCCGTCCCGTCCGGCCCCGCCGGGTGCGCGCCGGCAGCCACCACCTCGGCTTTGGAGGGGTGCAGGCGGATCACCTCGCGGACGGCGAAGGCCATGGCGCTTTGCATACGGACGCCCAGAACATCGAGTTTGAGCATGCCCATCGGGTCCATGTCGTGCTTGTCGAACTGGCTCATGGGCAGGCCCAGTCCGCTGGGCTGCACGGGCGTGCGGTCCAGCAGGGTGGCGTCCCCCAGGATGACCCCGCAGGGGTGCATGGAGATATGGCGCGGCAGCCGGTCCAGCCGTTCAGTGAGGTCCACCAGCAGGTCAAGCTGCTGGTTCCCGCTGAAGTCGCGCTGCCCCACCCGGCCGGCGAATTCCTTCAGCTCAGGCTTCTCCTCGAGGGCTTCGCGGAAGTTCCGGGCCGAGAATCGCCACAGCTGCTTGGCGATGTCCCCGATTTCGCCCTCCTCCATGCCCAGGGCAAGGCCGGCGTCGCGCACGGCTCCGCGGGCGCGGTAGCCGTTCTGCATGCTCATCAGCGTGACGCGCTCTGAGCCGAAGCGCTCGAAGATTTTCCGGTATACGTTGTGCCGTTCGGCGCTCTCGACGTCGATGTCGATGTCCGGCAGGGTGGCGCGGTCCCGGGAGAGGAAGCGCTCGAAGATCAGATCGTGCTGCAGCGGATTCACCTGGCTGACGTCGATCAGGTAGTTGACCAGGCTGGATGCCCCCGAACCTCGGGCTGCGGCCCGGACCCCCATGTCCAGGATCATCCGGGAAACTTCGGCGACGGTCAGGAAGTATGCGGCGAAGCCCAGGCTGTCGATGATCCGCAGCTCGTGTTCCAGCCGCGAGCGCAGCTCCCCGGCGGCTTTGCCCGTGATCCCGGGGAACCGCCGGCTGATGCCGGCTTCACACCGCAGGGTGAGCTCCACGAGGGCGTCCCCGGCGATCCCGATCACCGAGGCTTCCGGTACTACCGGCTGTTTCCACCCCATGTCCGTCACTGGGTCCATCCGGCAGCGGTCCGCGAGCGCCTCCGTCTGGGCCATAAGGCTCTTGAGGTCAGCGGCGCCGTATCCGGCGGCGTGCATGATCTCCTTGCCGAGCTGGAGCATTTGCGCCGCGGATTTGAGCCAGCCCTGCCCGTTGGGCTGCAGCAGCGGGGCGGCGGAAAGTTCGGGCAGCGATTTCAGGGTGCGGGCCGAATCCAGCACATCCGCGGTGGCCGCCCCGTCCTCGGCCACGTACCGCACGGCGTTGCTCAGCACGGCGGGGACCCCGTGTTCGGCGGCAAGCTTGAGCATCCGTACCGCGTGGGCGGTGCTCAGCGGTTCCCCGGGCGGGCTGAGCTGGCTGACCACCTCGGCGGCGATGGTTCCGGGCGGCATGGCGTCGAGCCAGCGCTTGAACAGGGTGCGGGGGCGCAGGTAGCGCCTCCCGCCCATGGCGCGTCCCACGTCGGAGTCGGGTCCAATCAGCACGGTCAGCACCGGCTTGAGCGTTTCAGGGTGCAGGGTGCGGGAGGCCAGCTCAGCCCGGGTAACGGCGACGGGCACCACTCCCCCGGCTTTGCCCGTGGTGCGGGCATGCGCATCGGAGATCAGCCGGCACAGTGCTCGGTAGCCGGCACCGTTGTTGTGCCCGTGGGCCAGCACGACGACGCGTCCCCCCACCTGGGTGCGGAGGTCGCCGTCGTCGTCAAAGACCGCAAGGTCCACCCCGACGACCGGGTCCAGCCCGGCCGCCATGCAGGCCCTCAGGTGCTTGACCGTCCCGTAGAGGCCGTCGCGGTCAGTGCAGGCGAGCGCCGTCGCCCCGTCTGCTGCGGCGGCGGCCGCCAGCTCATCCGGCCAGGAGACCCCATAGTGGGCACTGAAGGCGGTGGAGACATGGAGATGGGTGAAGCTCATGCTGATTCGGGCTTCCGGTGAAGCAGGGCGTCATGGATCCGCAGCAGGCGCCAGCGTCCGCTGCCGACATGCCGGGTGAGGTCAAGGGTGAGGGGTTCGGGGTCGGGGGAACCTGCCCGGCGCACCTGGACCCGCCAGATCTCATGGTCCACGAGTCCCGGGCCGCTGCCCAGCGGCGCCCGCTGCTCTTCCGCCCACCACTGGCGGCGCTCAAACCAGCGGACCGGTTCGGCGCAGACGGCGTAGTGCCGGCCCGCCCAGTCCAGCTCCAGGGGCTGGCCTGAGGGTGTGCAGACGACGTCTACCGACTCGCTGAACATGCCCATCGCGCCTCCCGGACCACCATCTGCAAGAACCATCTGGCCTAACAATCTGGCTATAGCAGCCAGCAACCGTTCGAACATATTTTCGAACAGTTCCAGTCTACGACGGTGCCGGGGCAAAACCTAGATCAGGGGTGGACGGACGCAGGCACAGGTAGCAGGATTGAGCCATGAGCTCCCATAA
Proteins encoded in this region:
- a CDS encoding DUF6504 family protein is translated as MGMFSESVDVVCTPSGQPLELDWAGRHYAVCAEPVRWFERRQWWAEEQRAPLGSGPGLVDHEIWRVQVRRAGSPDPEPLTLDLTRHVGSGRWRLLRIHDALLHRKPESA